Proteins encoded within one genomic window of Streptomyces sp. NBC_01314:
- a CDS encoding glycoside hydrolase family 9 protein — translation MKRRRTTLLALTALLAAALTALPTGPAQAEEVEQVRNGTFDTTTAPWWTTGNVTAGLTDGHLCADIPGGTANRWDAAVGQNDITLVKGESYRFRFSASGTPQGNILRAIVGLSVAPYDTYFEVSPQLNVSGDSYSYTFTSPVDTTQAQVGFQVGGNAAPFTFCTDDVSLLGGVPPEVYEPDTGPRVRVNQVAYLPAGPKNATLVTDATAKLPWKVRNASGAVVAHGQTTPRGLDASSGQNVHSIDFGAYRKRGTGFTLVVDGETSRPFDIDPSAYERLRLDSLKYYYTQRSGTPISDELRPGYGRAAGHVDVAPNRGDGNVPCQPGVCDYTLDVTGGWYDAGDHGKYVVNGGISTWEVLSTYERSLHARTGKSERLGDGSLNIPESGNKVPDLLDEVRWQLDFMLKMQVPKGQPLAGMVHHKIHDEQWTGLPLMPADDPQKRELHPPSTAATLNLAATAAQAARLYRPYDRAFAAKALDAARTAWAAAREHPAVHASESDGIGGGTYSDSNVTDEFYWAAAQLYLTTGEKAFQEYVLASPVHTADIFGPVGFDWARTAAAGRLDLATVPNGLPGRDKVRQSVLKAADRYLATLKAQPYGMPYAPDSNLYDWGSNHQILNNAVVVATAYDISGAAKYREGALQSMDYLFGRNALNISYVTGYGEVDARNQHSRWYAHQLDPDQPNPPAGTLAGGPNSSIQDPYAQSKLQGCVGQFCYIDDIQSWSTNEHTINWNAALARMASFVADQT, via the coding sequence GTGAAACGACGCAGAACCACCCTGCTCGCCCTTACGGCCCTCCTCGCGGCGGCGCTCACCGCGCTGCCCACCGGCCCGGCCCAGGCAGAGGAGGTCGAACAGGTCAGGAACGGCACCTTCGACACCACCACCGCCCCCTGGTGGACGACCGGCAACGTCACCGCGGGACTCACCGACGGCCACCTCTGCGCCGACATCCCCGGCGGCACCGCCAACCGCTGGGACGCCGCCGTCGGCCAGAACGACATCACCCTCGTCAAGGGCGAGTCGTACCGGTTCCGGTTCTCCGCGTCCGGCACACCCCAGGGCAACATCCTGCGGGCCATCGTCGGCCTGTCGGTGGCCCCGTACGACACCTACTTCGAGGTGAGCCCGCAGCTGAACGTCTCGGGCGACTCCTACTCGTACACCTTCACCTCGCCCGTCGACACCACGCAGGCCCAGGTCGGCTTCCAGGTCGGCGGCAACGCCGCCCCGTTCACCTTCTGCACGGACGACGTGTCGCTGCTCGGCGGGGTGCCGCCGGAGGTGTACGAGCCCGACACCGGGCCCCGGGTGCGCGTCAACCAGGTCGCCTATCTGCCCGCCGGGCCGAAGAACGCCACCCTGGTCACCGACGCCACGGCGAAGCTGCCCTGGAAGGTGAGGAACGCGTCGGGTGCCGTGGTCGCCCACGGGCAGACCACCCCGCGCGGCCTCGACGCCTCCTCCGGGCAGAACGTCCACTCGATCGACTTCGGCGCGTACCGCAAGCGCGGCACCGGCTTCACGCTGGTCGTCGACGGCGAGACCAGCCGCCCCTTCGACATCGACCCGAGCGCCTACGAACGGCTGCGGCTCGACTCGCTGAAGTACTACTACACCCAGCGCAGCGGCACCCCGATCAGCGACGAACTGCGCCCCGGTTACGGCCGTGCCGCAGGCCATGTCGATGTCGCACCCAACCGGGGCGACGGGAACGTGCCCTGCCAGCCCGGTGTCTGCGACTACACGCTCGACGTCACCGGCGGCTGGTACGACGCCGGCGACCACGGCAAGTACGTCGTCAACGGCGGCATCTCCACCTGGGAGGTGCTGAGCACGTACGAGCGCTCCCTGCACGCCCGTACCGGGAAGTCCGAGAGGCTCGGGGACGGTTCGCTGAACATCCCGGAGAGCGGCAACAAGGTGCCGGACCTGCTGGACGAGGTCCGCTGGCAGCTGGACTTCATGCTCAAGATGCAGGTGCCCAAGGGGCAGCCGCTCGCCGGCATGGTCCACCACAAGATCCACGACGAGCAGTGGACCGGCCTGCCGCTGATGCCCGCCGACGACCCGCAGAAGCGCGAACTGCACCCGCCGAGCACCGCGGCCACCCTGAACCTGGCCGCCACCGCCGCACAGGCGGCCCGCCTCTACCGCCCCTACGACCGCGCCTTCGCCGCGAAGGCGCTCGACGCGGCCCGCACGGCCTGGGCCGCGGCCCGGGAACATCCGGCGGTCCACGCCTCGGAGAGCGACGGCATCGGCGGCGGCACCTACTCCGACAGCAACGTCACCGACGAGTTCTACTGGGCGGCCGCCCAGCTGTACCTGACCACCGGTGAGAAGGCGTTCCAGGAGTACGTCCTCGCCTCGCCGGTGCACACCGCCGACATCTTCGGTCCCGTCGGCTTCGACTGGGCCCGCACGGCCGCCGCGGGCCGCCTCGACCTCGCGACCGTGCCGAACGGGCTGCCCGGCCGCGACAAGGTCCGTCAGTCCGTGCTCAAGGCCGCCGACCGCTACCTGGCCACGCTGAAGGCCCAGCCGTACGGCATGCCGTACGCGCCCGACAGCAACCTCTACGACTGGGGCTCCAACCACCAGATCCTCAACAACGCGGTCGTCGTCGCCACGGCGTACGACATCAGCGGGGCGGCCAAGTACCGCGAGGGCGCGCTGCAGAGCATGGACTACCTCTTCGGCCGCAACGCCCTCAACATCTCCTACGTCACCGGCTACGGCGAGGTCGACGCCCGCAACCAGCACAGCCGCTGGTACGCCCACCAACTCGACCCGGACCAGCCCAACCCGCCGGCCGGCACCCTCGCGGGCGGCCCGAACTCGTCCATCCAGGACCCCTACGCGCAGAGCAAACTGCAGGGCTGCGTCGGTCAGTTCTGCTACATCGACGACATCCAGTCCTGGTCGACCAACGAACACACGATCAACTGGAACGCGGCGCTGGCGCGCATGGCGTCGTTCGTCGCGGACCAGACCTGA
- a CDS encoding glycoside hydrolase family 2 TIM barrel-domain containing protein, which translates to MNVTRRSLIVAGTSAPMVGALAGTASAAPRARSSSAGRAVPLRDGWRFALVDPGGLTDPTGEYADAAEPGFDDSGWRQVAVPHDWSIELAPTTRYGTTSGTGFFPGGLGWYRNTFTLPPALAGKRISVEFDGVYMDSYVFCNGTEVGHHPYGYTGFALDLTDLLHTDGTTENVIAVKVQNRLPSSRWYSGSGIYREARLVVTEPVHVARWGTHITTPDITEERALVRVRTSVVNASGAAADVEVVSRVVDPRGRTVARASSTVAVTGTATETHELTVPEPRMWDFAAPHRYTLRTELRVGGRTTDTHRTPFGIRSFRFDPDEGFHLNGTHHKIKGVDLHHDLGALGAAVSADAIRRQMTIMKSMGVNAFRTSHNPPSPEMIEVCEELGIVMMVEAFDCWRSPKTRYDYGRFFDEWADRDVTEMVLAARNSPAVLLWSIGNEISEFTSTSGLAMADRLIAAVKAADDTRPVVIGSHRHRSVPAPGTPGDLILAKLDGLGLNYNTARSVDALHARYPNLFLFESESSSETSTRGVYQEPKHLNTGENHTPGKRGVSSYDNNLASWTMSGEYGHKKDRDRKWFAGQFLWSGIDYIGEPTPYDVFPVKASFFGAVDTAGFPKDMYYLFQSQWISRPMVHLLPMTWNHDKGDTVEVWAYSNVDTVELFLNGKSLGTRKFDEKKTVDGRPYLETTEATGDDKTFTGGPYPGSYTSPNGSAGKLHLTWQVPYAPGELKAVARRNGRTVATDVLRTAGAPHTVRLTADRKSLRADGRSLAFVTAEIVDARGVVVPDAEQLISFDVRGGSLAGLDNGREESAERYQATTRTAFGGKALAIVRAGVEPGTVTVTARAEGLRTGKVGVRAAWARGGATTPAAEFEPDHPAAADHPFADASYSGRPDTLPAAMLDGDPATGWSNAFLKAATALLPAFGGARPEDWVSVDWGRAGTVGRVEVSFTVDAGHTLPEAVGVEVWDGRRYVPAEGTKVDWATTSDAPTAITFAPLRGTRVRLTLTSRHPGEARGAVRISRLDVLAV; encoded by the coding sequence ATGAACGTCACGCGCAGGTCCTTAATCGTCGCGGGCACCTCCGCCCCGATGGTGGGAGCGCTGGCGGGCACCGCGTCCGCCGCGCCCCGGGCGAGATCCTCGTCCGCCGGCCGGGCCGTCCCGCTCCGGGACGGCTGGCGCTTCGCCCTCGTCGACCCGGGTGGCCTCACCGACCCGACCGGCGAGTACGCCGACGCCGCCGAACCCGGCTTCGACGACTCCGGCTGGCGTCAGGTCGCCGTCCCGCACGACTGGAGCATCGAACTCGCCCCGACCACCCGGTACGGCACGACCAGCGGCACCGGCTTCTTCCCCGGCGGCCTCGGCTGGTACCGCAACACGTTCACGCTGCCACCCGCCCTCGCGGGGAAGCGGATCTCCGTCGAGTTCGACGGCGTCTACATGGACTCGTACGTCTTCTGCAACGGCACCGAGGTCGGCCACCACCCCTACGGCTACACCGGCTTCGCCCTCGACCTCACCGACCTGCTGCACACCGACGGCACCACCGAGAACGTCATCGCGGTCAAGGTCCAGAACCGGCTGCCCAGCAGCCGCTGGTACTCCGGCAGCGGCATCTACCGCGAGGCCCGCCTCGTCGTCACCGAGCCGGTGCACGTGGCGCGCTGGGGCACCCACATCACCACGCCGGACATCACCGAGGAGCGCGCCCTCGTCCGCGTACGGACCTCCGTGGTGAACGCCTCCGGCGCCGCGGCGGACGTGGAGGTCGTCTCCCGCGTCGTCGACCCGCGCGGCCGCACGGTCGCCCGTGCCTCCTCCACGGTGGCCGTCACCGGCACGGCGACCGAGACCCACGAACTCACCGTCCCCGAACCCAGGATGTGGGACTTCGCGGCCCCGCACCGCTACACCCTCAGGACCGAGCTGCGCGTCGGCGGCAGAACGACCGACACCCATCGCACGCCCTTCGGTATCCGCAGCTTCCGCTTCGACCCGGACGAGGGCTTCCACCTCAACGGCACCCACCACAAGATCAAGGGCGTCGATCTCCACCACGACCTGGGCGCGCTCGGCGCCGCCGTCAGCGCCGACGCGATCCGCCGACAGATGACGATCATGAAGTCGATGGGCGTCAACGCCTTCCGCACCTCGCACAACCCGCCCTCGCCGGAGATGATCGAGGTCTGCGAGGAACTGGGCATCGTGATGATGGTCGAGGCCTTCGACTGCTGGAGGAGCCCCAAGACCCGCTACGACTACGGCCGTTTCTTCGACGAGTGGGCCGACCGCGACGTCACCGAGATGGTGCTCGCGGCCCGCAACTCGCCCGCCGTCCTCCTGTGGTCGATCGGCAACGAGATCTCCGAGTTCACCTCCACCTCCGGCCTCGCCATGGCGGACCGGCTGATCGCCGCCGTCAAGGCCGCCGACGACACCCGCCCCGTCGTCATCGGCTCCCACCGCCACCGCAGCGTCCCCGCCCCCGGTACCCCGGGTGACCTGATCCTGGCCAAGCTCGACGGCCTCGGCCTCAACTACAACACCGCCAGGTCGGTGGACGCCCTGCACGCCCGCTACCCGAACCTGTTCCTCTTCGAGTCGGAGTCGTCCTCGGAGACCTCGACGAGAGGCGTCTACCAGGAGCCGAAGCATCTCAACACCGGCGAGAACCACACCCCCGGCAAGCGGGGCGTCTCGTCCTACGACAACAACCTCGCCTCCTGGACCATGAGCGGCGAGTACGGGCACAAGAAGGACCGCGACCGGAAGTGGTTCGCCGGCCAGTTCCTCTGGTCGGGCATCGACTACATCGGCGAACCCACGCCGTACGACGTCTTCCCGGTGAAGGCCTCCTTCTTCGGCGCGGTCGACACGGCCGGCTTCCCGAAGGACATGTACTACCTGTTCCAGAGCCAGTGGATCAGCCGGCCGATGGTCCATCTGCTGCCGATGACCTGGAACCACGACAAGGGCGACACCGTCGAGGTGTGGGCCTACTCCAATGTCGACACCGTCGAGCTGTTCCTCAACGGAAAGTCGCTCGGGACACGGAAGTTCGACGAGAAGAAGACCGTCGACGGACGCCCCTACCTGGAGACCACCGAGGCGACAGGAGATGACAAGACCTTCACCGGCGGCCCGTACCCCGGCAGCTACACCAGCCCCAACGGCAGCGCGGGCAAGCTCCACCTCACCTGGCAGGTGCCGTACGCGCCGGGCGAACTGAAGGCCGTGGCACGCCGGAACGGCAGGACCGTCGCCACCGACGTCCTGCGCACGGCCGGTGCGCCGCACACCGTGCGCCTGACCGCCGACCGCAAGTCCCTGAGGGCGGACGGACGTTCACTGGCCTTCGTCACCGCCGAGATCGTCGACGCCCGGGGCGTGGTGGTGCCCGACGCCGAGCAACTGATCTCCTTCGACGTACGGGGAGGCTCCCTCGCCGGACTCGACAACGGCCGCGAGGAGAGCGCCGAGCGCTACCAGGCCACCACCCGGACCGCGTTCGGCGGCAAGGCCCTCGCGATCGTCCGGGCCGGGGTCGAGCCGGGCACGGTCACGGTGACGGCGCGGGCAGAGGGCCTGCGGACCGGGAAGGTCGGCGTCCGGGCCGCCTGGGCGCGCGGCGGGGCGACGACACCGGCCGCCGAGTTCGAGCCGGATCACCCAGCCGCCGCCGACCACCCCTTCGCCGACGCCAGCTACTCGGGCCGCCCGGACACCCTGCCCGCCGCCATGCTCGACGGCGATCCCGCCACCGGCTGGTCCAACGCCTTCCTCAAGGCGGCCACCGCCCTGCTGCCCGCGTTCGGCGGAGCTCGGCCCGAGGACTGGGTGTCGGTCGACTGGGGGCGGGCCGGGACGGTCGGCCGGGTCGAGGTCTCCTTCACCGTCGACGCGGGGCACACACTGCCCGAGGCCGTCGGCGTCGAGGTGTGGGACGGCCGACGGTACGTTCCCGCCGAGGGTACGAAGGTCGACTGGGCCACGACGTCCGACGCCCCCACGGCGATCACGTTCGCCCCGCTGCGCGGTACCCGTGTCCGGCTCACACTGACGAGCCGCCATCCGGGCGAGGCGCGCGGCGCGGTGCGGATCAGCAGACTGGACGTTCTCGCGGTCTGA
- a CDS encoding SpoIIE family protein phosphatase gives MRSRKVTHGDIPAYALDGAATARAAMDGDGTVVEWNEGARRLLGWPAADVVGRPAEELLAPGGSLRAPQPGSLNWSGTLALRHHDGRTVTAWLLAHRRNSKDGDGSGGWLVLCPLDDPGPLVRDDPLAAAIMVQSPCAMAVFDDRLRLRGINDVMADAVGMGEENLRGLHMSEIVGGRQGEKLERHLREVLAQGRRKDVQTFLRAADENRAHAWSAAIAPLTDDSGVPIGVCVTGHDITEQYLARQRLQLVNEASIRIGTTLDVQRTAQELADVCVPVLADFVSVDLMQSIDHGDEPHEGPLSPPFTLRRTAHQSVTPGCPEAVVEVGRTDVYPATSPQAASLSVGHTIVATDPANTLSDWLSWDPIRGARVKELGVHTTMSVPIRARGTTLGVAVLTRFQRLDPYTADDELLAEEVTARAAVCIDNARRYSRERETALALQRSLLPQTLPRMPALEAASRYLPAAQAGVGGDWFDVIPLSGMRVAMVVGDVVGHGIQASATMGRLRTAVRTLADVDLAPDELLTHLDDLVVRLSAEAGSDGVTGEVGATCLYAVYDPVTRRCTFARAGHPPPVVLDPDGRPMEVHVPSGQPLGLGGLPFESAELELPEGTVIALYTDGLIETRDRDIDTGQQLLAEALSGRSGSLDDICEDVIHSLLPANGAPDDVALLLARTRGLQAAQVATWSIPADPAFVARTRQYVLTQMALWGISESAFTAELVVSELVTNAIRHGVPPIQLRLIHDDTTLICEVSDGSGTAPHLRRAKTFDEGGRGLLLVAQLTQRWGSRHTEDGKTIWAELTLSEE, from the coding sequence ATGAGGAGCCGCAAGGTAACGCACGGCGACATCCCTGCGTATGCCCTGGACGGTGCCGCCACGGCGCGGGCGGCCATGGACGGCGACGGCACGGTCGTCGAGTGGAACGAAGGCGCGAGACGCCTGCTGGGCTGGCCCGCGGCCGACGTCGTGGGCCGCCCCGCCGAGGAGCTGCTGGCCCCGGGGGGCTCTCTCCGGGCGCCCCAGCCTGGCAGCCTCAACTGGAGCGGCACGCTCGCGTTGCGTCACCACGACGGCCGGACGGTGACCGCGTGGCTGCTCGCCCACCGCCGTAACTCGAAGGACGGCGACGGCAGCGGCGGCTGGCTGGTTCTCTGTCCCCTGGACGATCCCGGCCCGCTGGTGCGGGACGATCCGCTGGCGGCGGCGATCATGGTCCAGTCGCCGTGCGCCATGGCGGTCTTCGACGACCGGCTCAGACTGCGCGGCATCAACGACGTGATGGCGGACGCCGTGGGGATGGGGGAGGAGAACCTCCGGGGGCTGCACATGTCCGAGATCGTGGGCGGCCGGCAGGGCGAGAAGCTGGAGCGGCACCTGCGCGAGGTGCTCGCCCAGGGCCGCCGCAAGGACGTGCAGACCTTCCTGCGGGCCGCCGACGAGAACCGCGCCCACGCCTGGTCGGCGGCGATCGCCCCGCTGACCGACGACTCCGGGGTGCCGATCGGGGTGTGTGTCACCGGGCACGACATCACCGAGCAGTACCTGGCCCGACAGCGGCTGCAGCTGGTGAACGAGGCGAGCATCCGCATCGGGACCACGCTCGACGTCCAGCGCACCGCCCAGGAGCTGGCGGATGTGTGCGTCCCGGTCCTCGCCGACTTCGTCAGCGTCGACCTCATGCAGTCGATCGACCACGGCGACGAACCGCACGAGGGCCCGCTCTCCCCGCCGTTCACCCTGCGCCGCACCGCCCACCAGTCGGTCACCCCGGGCTGCCCCGAGGCGGTGGTCGAGGTGGGCCGGACGGACGTCTACCCGGCCACCTCCCCGCAGGCGGCGTCCCTGTCGGTCGGCCACACGATCGTGGCGACCGACCCGGCGAACACGCTGTCGGACTGGCTCTCCTGGGACCCGATACGCGGCGCGCGGGTCAAGGAGCTGGGCGTCCACACCACCATGTCGGTGCCGATCCGGGCCCGGGGCACCACCCTCGGGGTGGCGGTCCTGACCCGCTTCCAGCGGCTCGACCCGTACACCGCCGACGACGAGCTGCTGGCCGAGGAGGTGACGGCCCGGGCCGCCGTCTGTATCGACAACGCCCGCCGCTACTCCCGCGAACGCGAGACCGCCCTCGCCCTGCAGCGCAGCCTGCTCCCCCAGACCCTCCCCCGCATGCCCGCACTGGAGGCGGCCTCCCGGTACCTTCCGGCGGCGCAGGCCGGGGTCGGCGGCGACTGGTTCGACGTCATCCCGCTCTCCGGGATGCGGGTCGCCATGGTGGTCGGCGACGTCGTCGGCCACGGCATCCAGGCCTCCGCCACCATGGGCCGCCTGCGGACCGCCGTACGCACCCTCGCCGACGTCGACCTCGCCCCCGACGAGCTGCTCACCCACCTCGACGACCTCGTCGTACGGCTGTCCGCGGAGGCCGGCAGCGACGGCGTGACCGGTGAGGTGGGTGCCACCTGCCTGTACGCCGTCTACGACCCTGTGACCCGCCGCTGCACCTTCGCCCGTGCCGGGCATCCGCCGCCGGTCGTGCTGGACCCGGACGGGCGGCCCATGGAGGTGCACGTGCCGTCAGGACAGCCCCTGGGCCTGGGCGGACTGCCCTTCGAGTCCGCCGAACTCGAACTGCCCGAGGGCACCGTCATCGCCCTCTACACCGACGGCCTGATCGAGACCCGGGACCGGGACATCGACACCGGGCAGCAGCTGCTGGCCGAGGCGCTGTCCGGCCGCAGCGGTTCCCTGGACGACATCTGCGAGGACGTCATCCACTCCCTGCTGCCCGCGAACGGCGCCCCCGACGACGTGGCCCTGCTGCTTGCCCGTACGCGCGGGCTCCAGGCGGCACAGGTCGCGACCTGGTCCATACCGGCCGACCCGGCGTTCGTCGCCCGCACCCGCCAGTACGTGCTGACGCAGATGGCGCTCTGGGGCATCAGCGAGTCGGCCTTCACGGCGGAGCTGGTGGTGAGCGAGCTGGTCACCAACGCGATCCGGCACGGCGTCCCGCCGATCCAGCTGCGCCTGATCCACGACGACACCACGCTGATC